In the Synechococcus sp. Nb3U1 genome, one interval contains:
- the thiM gene encoding hydroxyethylthiazole kinase, which translates to MTSAAFTPHAPTLQDVIAAQVALRAQCPLVQCLTNSVSTNFMANALLAVGASPAMVDNPEEAGLFARVANAVLINLGTPTQAQVEAMRLAAAAAQEAGKPWVLDPIGAGGLPWRGGVALELLAHHPAMIRGNASEILGLAGLGKGARGVDSTADPSAAMDSAVKLLDYAGAVSASGAVDYVVGRVGATQTPTLVRIAGGNVLLTRVTAAGCALGALAAAYGAVASDPFTALVAAHTHFAVAAELAAERASQPGSFAVAFLDALDAVEGSTLAARGQVQAAVTLAN; encoded by the coding sequence ATGACCTCGGCAGCTTTCACTCCTCATGCGCCCACCCTGCAAGATGTGATCGCCGCTCAGGTGGCCTTGCGAGCGCAGTGTCCTTTGGTGCAATGCCTCACCAATAGCGTCTCCACCAACTTTATGGCCAATGCCTTGCTGGCGGTGGGAGCTTCTCCAGCCATGGTAGACAACCCGGAAGAGGCGGGCTTGTTCGCGCGAGTGGCCAATGCTGTCCTGATCAACCTAGGTACCCCTACCCAAGCTCAGGTGGAGGCAATGCGCTTGGCAGCCGCAGCAGCCCAGGAAGCAGGGAAACCCTGGGTCTTGGATCCGATTGGGGCGGGGGGGTTGCCCTGGCGGGGGGGAGTGGCTCTTGAGCTGTTAGCGCATCATCCGGCGATGATTCGTGGCAATGCTTCTGAAATCCTCGGCTTGGCAGGGTTAGGAAAAGGTGCGCGGGGTGTAGATAGCACTGCGGATCCCAGTGCCGCCATGGATTCTGCTGTAAAGTTACTGGATTATGCTGGGGCAGTTTCGGCCTCTGGCGCTGTGGATTACGTAGTGGGCCGGGTTGGTGCCACCCAAACCCCAACCTTAGTCCGTATTGCCGGGGGGAATGTACTCTTGACGCGAGTCACGGCGGCTGGCTGTGCTTTGGGAGCCTTGGCTGCAGCCTATGGAGCGGTAGCTTCTGATCCGTTCACGGCTTTGGTGGCGGCCCATACCCATTTTGCAGTGGCAGCAGAGCTGGCGGCAGAACGAGCAAGCCAACCAGGCAGTTTTGCGGTGGCCTTTCTGGATGCTTTGGATGCGGTGGAGGGATCCACCCTCGCGGCACGGGGGCAGGTGCAAGCGGCAGTTACCTTGGCAAATTGA
- a CDS encoding shikimate kinase yields the protein MIHPEEAERLQGVNLYLIGMMASGKSTLGIELATQLGFQFFDTDALVEQIAGCPIPQIFADQGEAAFRDLETQVLAQLSSYTRLVIATGGGIVLRPQNWSYLHHGLTIWLDVAPALIWERLLKDPGQRPLLQTPDPEVTLHRLMEQRQPFYAQADVRVSILSETRLPQLAEQVWQAIRARLREGIPSR from the coding sequence ATGATTCATCCAGAAGAAGCTGAGCGATTGCAGGGGGTTAATCTCTACTTGATTGGTATGATGGCCAGTGGCAAATCGACTCTGGGGATCGAGCTGGCGACACAGTTAGGATTTCAATTTTTCGATACGGATGCGCTGGTGGAGCAGATAGCCGGTTGCCCCATTCCCCAGATTTTTGCTGACCAAGGAGAAGCTGCTTTCCGGGATCTGGAAACACAGGTGCTGGCCCAGTTGAGCAGCTACACGCGGCTGGTAATCGCCACGGGAGGCGGTATTGTCCTACGGCCCCAAAATTGGAGCTACTTGCACCACGGCCTCACCATTTGGCTGGATGTGGCTCCCGCGCTGATTTGGGAACGGCTGCTTAAGGATCCCGGCCAACGCCCCCTGTTGCAAACGCCGGATCCGGAAGTAACTCTGCACAGGCTTATGGAGCAGCGGCAGCCCTTTTATGCCCAGGCAGATGTGCGGGTCTCCATCCTATCGGAAACCCGTCTGCCCCAATTGGCAGAACAGGTTTGGCAAGCGATTCGTGCCCGTCTGCGGGAAGGGATCCCTTCCCGCTAA
- a CDS encoding riboflavin synthase codes for MFTGLVQRMGTAQLISPSRVQITCPELQPQLAYGDSIAVDGLCLTVVEILPDGFLADVSPETVRRSIWGQGSGQRTVNLEPSLRVGDKLGGHFVSGHIDGVGQLWDQVATNNAWELSFKVPGDIGRYIVPKGSVAVNGVSLTIAEVRQGGCWFSVAVIPQTYRNTNLSLLQVGDPVNVEADMLGKYVEKLLGLGSPESAISLEFLAEHGYV; via the coding sequence ATGTTTACGGGCTTAGTGCAAAGGATGGGTACAGCCCAGTTGATTAGCCCTTCGCGGGTACAGATCACCTGCCCAGAGTTGCAGCCCCAACTGGCTTACGGAGATAGCATCGCTGTGGATGGCCTCTGCCTGACGGTGGTAGAGATTCTGCCTGATGGCTTTTTGGCAGATGTGTCTCCAGAAACGGTGCGTCGCTCGATCTGGGGCCAGGGATCCGGCCAGCGCACTGTCAATCTAGAACCTTCGCTGCGGGTGGGGGATAAGCTGGGAGGGCACTTTGTCAGCGGCCACATTGACGGGGTTGGGCAACTGTGGGATCAGGTGGCAACGAACAATGCCTGGGAGCTGAGTTTCAAGGTTCCCGGCGATATCGGTCGATACATCGTGCCCAAGGGCAGTGTGGCAGTGAATGGGGTAAGCCTCACCATTGCGGAAGTGCGTCAGGGGGGATGCTGGTTTAGTGTGGCTGTGATTCCCCAAACCTACCGCAATACCAATCTGTCTCTGCTGCAAGTTGGGGATCCGGTGAATGTGGAGGCAGATATGCTGGGCAAATATGTGGAAAAATTGTTGGGTCTAGGTTCACCCGAAAGTGCCATTTCTTTGGAATTTCTGGCCGAGCATGGCTATGTTTAG
- a CDS encoding ABC-F family ATP-binding cassette domain-containing protein, with product MLRLEHISKIYPTGEVLRDVNWEVKPGDRIGLVGVNGAGKTTQLKIISGQEEPTAGEVIRPASLHIAYLTQEFEVDPARTVREEFWTVFEEENRIQLELARVTRQMEQADPDTLEALLHRMDRLQRQFESLHGYELDARIDKILPEMGFEPEDGDRLVSAFSGGWQMRMSLGKILLQKPDLLLLDEPTNHLDLETIEWLETYLKSLTIPMVIVSHDREFLDRLCTQIVETERGVSTTYLGNYSQYLLQKAEQREAQQATYERQQKEIEKQQAFVDRFRASATRSTQAKSREKQLEKIERVEAPVGDVRTLKFRFPPAPRSGREVVEIKDLTHSYGDKILFLGANLLIERGDRVAFLGPNGAGKSTLLRLITGLEQPTEGSVKLGVHNVIPSYFEQNQAEALDLNKTVMDTIHDEVPDWKNEEVRTLLGRFLFSGDTVFKKVIALSGGEKARLALAKMLLQPANLLILDEPTNHLDIPAKEMLEEALQHYDGTVIIVSHDRYFISQVANKIVEIRDGELISYQGDYHYYLEKIEEEKEKARQAQIAAEKAAKAAEKRAKEREKQKTKKAASKA from the coding sequence ATGCTGCGACTGGAACACATCAGCAAGATCTATCCGACGGGCGAAGTGCTCCGGGATGTGAACTGGGAGGTGAAACCCGGGGATCGCATCGGCTTGGTGGGGGTGAACGGGGCCGGAAAAACCACCCAACTCAAGATTATCTCCGGTCAGGAAGAGCCCACCGCCGGAGAAGTGATTCGCCCCGCCAGCCTGCACATTGCCTACCTCACCCAGGAGTTTGAGGTGGATCCTGCTCGCACCGTACGGGAGGAGTTTTGGACGGTTTTTGAGGAAGAAAATCGCATCCAATTGGAGCTGGCCCGAGTTACTCGGCAAATGGAACAGGCGGATCCCGATACGCTGGAAGCTCTCTTGCACCGCATGGATCGCCTGCAGAGACAATTTGAGAGTTTGCATGGTTATGAACTGGATGCCCGCATTGATAAAATCTTGCCGGAAATGGGGTTTGAGCCGGAAGACGGTGATCGCTTAGTCAGTGCCTTTAGTGGGGGCTGGCAGATGCGCATGAGCTTAGGAAAAATCCTATTGCAAAAACCGGATTTGTTGCTTCTGGATGAGCCGACCAACCATCTAGATTTGGAAACCATCGAGTGGCTGGAAACTTATTTGAAGAGCCTGACTATCCCCATGGTAATTGTTTCTCATGATCGGGAGTTCCTGGATCGACTTTGCACCCAAATTGTTGAAACTGAGCGAGGGGTATCCACCACTTACTTGGGTAACTATTCTCAATATCTTCTACAAAAAGCCGAGCAACGGGAAGCCCAGCAGGCTACCTACGAACGGCAACAAAAAGAAATTGAAAAGCAGCAAGCTTTTGTGGATCGCTTCCGGGCCAGCGCCACCCGCAGCACCCAGGCCAAAAGCCGTGAAAAGCAACTGGAGAAGATCGAGCGCGTCGAGGCTCCTGTTGGTGATGTGCGCACCCTTAAGTTCCGCTTTCCGCCTGCCCCTCGCAGTGGCCGTGAGGTGGTAGAAATCAAGGATTTAACCCACAGCTATGGGGATAAGATCCTCTTCTTAGGGGCAAATCTGTTGATTGAACGGGGAGATCGTGTTGCCTTTTTAGGGCCGAATGGAGCTGGCAAATCCACGCTTCTGCGTCTGATCACAGGCCTAGAGCAGCCTACCGAGGGATCTGTCAAGCTGGGGGTGCACAATGTTATTCCCTCCTATTTTGAGCAGAACCAAGCAGAGGCCCTAGATCTAAACAAAACTGTCATGGACACGATCCACGACGAGGTGCCCGACTGGAAAAACGAAGAAGTGCGGACTCTGCTGGGTCGATTTTTGTTCAGTGGTGATACGGTCTTTAAGAAAGTGATAGCCTTAAGCGGAGGAGAAAAGGCTCGCTTGGCACTGGCAAAAATGTTGTTGCAACCAGCCAACCTGCTGATTTTGGATGAGCCTACTAATCATCTGGATATTCCAGCTAAAGAGATGTTGGAGGAGGCTCTACAGCACTATGATGGAACGGTGATCATCGTTTCTCATGATCGCTACTTCATTTCTCAGGTAGCCAACAAAATTGTAGAAATCCGTGATGGCGAGTTAATCTCTTATCAAGGAGATTATCACTACTACCTAGAAAAAATCGAGGAAGAGAAAGAAAAGGCTCGGCAAGCACAAATAGCTGCGGAAAAGGCTGCCAAAGCCGCTGAGAAACGTGCCAAAGAACGGGAAAAACAGAAAACCAAAAAAGCAGCCAGCAAAGCCTAA
- a CDS encoding GAF domain-containing protein, whose amino-acid sequence MIEPQEDSHLEQFKQTKQDLAKRNRELQLLYQLSRLRWSTTTLRQALQLGAAQIAQATSFPVVAIELYDATRQMMVFEGMSGIPVPEGISVLEVPVSETYSGPVVQQKQAFVKTFSPKEEKACAHNRWLSQLKIGTLVCIPMLFGEEAIGTLSLAHPEPIAVDQDQLAGLISLANYLALLVHHKQVEENLRQSHERYSLALQAMKGVVYEWDPRANSVLREKGLYELLGFREEEAEPTRDWWLERIHPEDLSACTAEFEQLFAGEQDQFQCNYRVRHRDGSYIFVLDQGVALRDSRGQVTRIIGNTQDISKWKLTEQALHQQLQQAQLLAEISQHIRESLDLEQILNRTVSEVRSLLETDRVIIFRFQPDWSGDVITESVADPWRPILGSNIYDNCFAQSFVVPYQQGRVKAIEDIETFGLNPCHVELLRQHQVRANLVVPILYEGSLWGLLIAHHCRGPRHWQAHEVDLLKHLADQVAIAIHQSQLYQQVRQLNGDLEDMVEDRTQQLRQALEFESLLKGIIEKVRDSLDEDYILQTAVEELGRQLQVICCDTTLYNSDSQSSTINHEYLGSNSAGLLPAVGKVISFQDLPDLYQQLLQGQSTQFCLWLSPSSRKPSSAPTERFTVLSCPLQDKNQVFGDMWLYRPPLATFSDAEAWMIQQVANQCAIALRQARLYKASLAQVQELERLNQLKDDFLSTVSHELRSPMASIKMATKMLSVVLNHLDLSKEKVGIIQRYLSILDQECTRETNLINDLLELSRLDANTQPIEWDPLNLQDWLPRQLAPFRERATSHAQKLTLLLPEKLPTIITSVGYLERIVTELLTNACKYTPAGEQITVSITFLVNTWQLQVANTGVVIPPEELPRVFDKFYRVPKNDPWEHGGTGLGLALSQKVAEHLQGSLWVESEQNETRFILELPLQPV is encoded by the coding sequence ATGATAGAGCCACAAGAAGATTCTCACTTGGAGCAATTCAAGCAAACAAAGCAAGATTTGGCAAAAAGGAATCGGGAATTACAGCTCCTCTATCAGCTATCTAGACTACGTTGGTCTACCACAACCCTGCGTCAGGCTCTTCAGTTAGGGGCAGCTCAAATTGCACAAGCAACCTCATTTCCGGTGGTAGCGATTGAGCTGTATGATGCTACTCGCCAGATGATGGTGTTTGAGGGCATGAGCGGGATCCCTGTGCCGGAGGGCATCTCGGTGTTGGAAGTGCCCGTTTCGGAGACCTATTCAGGCCCCGTGGTGCAGCAAAAACAGGCTTTTGTAAAAACCTTTTCCCCTAAAGAAGAGAAAGCCTGTGCTCACAATCGTTGGCTCAGTCAGCTGAAGATTGGCACCTTGGTCTGTATCCCAATGCTATTTGGGGAAGAAGCGATCGGCACCCTTAGTTTGGCTCATCCCGAACCGATTGCAGTGGATCAGGATCAGTTAGCTGGGTTGATCAGTCTGGCCAATTATCTAGCCCTGTTGGTGCATCATAAGCAGGTGGAAGAAAATCTGCGCCAAAGTCATGAGCGCTACTCTTTGGCTCTTCAAGCCATGAAGGGCGTTGTCTACGAATGGGATCCCCGGGCCAATTCTGTGCTGCGTGAAAAGGGTTTGTATGAGCTGCTGGGCTTTCGAGAGGAGGAGGCGGAGCCAACCAGAGATTGGTGGCTTGAGCGCATTCATCCTGAAGATTTATCTGCTTGTACGGCTGAATTTGAGCAACTTTTTGCCGGTGAACAAGATCAATTCCAGTGCAACTATCGAGTTCGTCATCGCGATGGGTCTTATATATTTGTGTTGGATCAGGGGGTAGCGCTTCGGGATTCCCGGGGGCAAGTCACCCGCATCATTGGAAATACCCAAGACATCAGCAAATGGAAACTAACTGAACAAGCCTTGCACCAACAATTGCAACAAGCCCAGCTACTTGCGGAAATATCCCAACATATCCGCGAATCATTGGATCTCGAACAAATCCTCAATAGAACAGTTTCAGAAGTGCGATCCCTGCTGGAAACGGATCGGGTTATCATCTTCCGCTTTCAGCCCGATTGGAGTGGGGATGTCATCACCGAGTCTGTGGCGGATCCCTGGCGACCGATTTTGGGATCCAACATCTACGACAATTGTTTTGCCCAGTCCTTTGTTGTGCCCTACCAGCAGGGGCGAGTCAAAGCCATCGAAGACATCGAAACCTTTGGGCTTAATCCTTGTCATGTCGAGTTGCTCCGGCAGCATCAGGTACGGGCCAACTTGGTGGTACCTATCTTGTATGAGGGATCCCTGTGGGGCCTATTGATTGCCCATCATTGTCGTGGCCCTCGGCATTGGCAAGCTCACGAAGTAGATTTACTCAAACACTTGGCAGATCAAGTGGCCATCGCCATCCATCAATCTCAGCTATATCAACAGGTACGCCAGCTTAATGGCGACTTGGAAGACATGGTGGAAGATCGCACCCAACAACTGCGGCAGGCTCTCGAATTTGAATCCTTGCTCAAAGGCATCATCGAAAAAGTACGCGACAGCTTAGATGAAGATTACATTTTGCAAACAGCAGTCGAAGAATTGGGCCGTCAACTCCAGGTTATTTGCTGTGATACCACCCTTTACAACTCCGACAGCCAATCCTCAACGATCAATCACGAATACCTAGGCTCCAATAGCGCCGGACTATTGCCTGCCGTAGGCAAAGTGATTTCCTTCCAAGACCTGCCCGACCTATACCAGCAGCTGCTGCAGGGCCAGTCGACACAATTTTGCCTGTGGTTAAGCCCTTCCTCCCGCAAACCTTCTTCAGCCCCTACAGAACGATTTACAGTGCTCAGTTGTCCTCTTCAGGATAAGAACCAAGTTTTTGGGGATATGTGGCTCTACAGACCCCCGTTGGCAACCTTTAGCGATGCAGAAGCATGGATGATTCAACAGGTGGCCAATCAATGTGCCATTGCCCTCCGCCAAGCCCGCCTCTACAAAGCCTCTTTGGCTCAAGTGCAAGAGTTGGAACGTCTGAACCAACTCAAAGATGACTTTTTGAGCACTGTTTCCCATGAATTGCGCTCTCCCATGGCAAGCATCAAAATGGCAACCAAAATGCTATCGGTAGTGCTAAATCATCTGGATCTTTCCAAGGAAAAAGTAGGGATCATCCAGCGCTATTTATCTATCCTTGACCAGGAATGTACCCGAGAAACCAACCTCATCAACGATCTCCTAGAACTCTCTCGCCTCGATGCCAATACCCAACCTATCGAATGGGATCCCCTTAACCTACAAGACTGGCTACCCCGACAGTTGGCTCCCTTCCGAGAACGCGCTACCTCCCACGCCCAAAAGCTCACTCTTCTTCTGCCAGAAAAGCTGCCCACCATCATTACTTCGGTAGGTTATCTGGAGCGAATCGTTACAGAGCTGCTCACCAATGCCTGCAAGTATACCCCAGCAGGAGAACAGATCACCGTCTCCATCACCTTCTTAGTGAATACTTGGCAACTGCAGGTGGCCAATACTGGCGTGGTCATCCCCCCAGAAGAACTGCCACGGGTATTCGACAAGTTTTATCGGGTACCCAAAAATGATCCCTGGGAACATGGGGGAACCGGTCTAGGACTGGCCTTAAGCCAAAAAGTTGCCGAACACCTCCAGGGATCCCTGTGGGTAGAAAGTGAGCAGAACGAAACTCGCTTTATTCTGGAGCTGCCTCTACAACCCGTGTGA
- a CDS encoding response regulator transcription factor — MSSPVRILIADDHPLFRLGLKFALQAQGFEVVAEAETGSQAVNCCRETPIDVAILDVRMPDGDGIAACQQITALGLPLVVLLMTTFQEPALIEAARRAGAKGYLSKETDPADLAQMILQILAAPEQDWLPAKQELPKLTPRELCVLQLMMEGLANKQIARRLGLSIETVKEYASTAYRKLEASDRVTALFKAQQLGIL; from the coding sequence ATGAGTTCTCCTGTCCGCATTCTTATCGCCGATGATCATCCCCTCTTCCGGCTGGGGTTGAAGTTTGCTCTGCAAGCGCAAGGGTTTGAAGTGGTGGCAGAAGCCGAAACGGGATCCCAGGCAGTGAACTGTTGTCGAGAGACCCCGATTGATGTCGCCATTTTGGATGTGCGCATGCCGGATGGGGATGGCATCGCTGCCTGCCAGCAAATCACTGCATTGGGTCTACCCTTGGTGGTGCTCCTGATGACCACCTTTCAGGAACCCGCCCTCATCGAAGCTGCTCGCCGAGCGGGGGCCAAAGGCTACCTCTCCAAAGAAACCGATCCGGCAGACTTAGCCCAGATGATCCTGCAAATCCTGGCTGCACCGGAACAAGACTGGTTGCCTGCCAAACAAGAACTGCCCAAACTGACCCCCCGCGAGCTGTGTGTGCTGCAACTGATGATGGAGGGCTTAGCCAACAAACAAATCGCCCGTCGCCTGGGGTTAAGCATCGAAACCGTGAAGGAATATGCCAGCACTGCCTACCGCAAATTAGAAGCCAGCGACCGCGTGACCGCCCTATTCAAGGCACAACAACTAGGCATTTTGTAG